One genomic segment of Nonomuraea coxensis DSM 45129 includes these proteins:
- a CDS encoding HAD family hydrolase codes for MVRSVVFDIGETLVSDDRYWGSWADWLEVSRHTMSALVGAVTALGLDNAEALRMIRPGIDLQAAYRDRENAGRGEYLDDTDLYPDVRDGLQALQDMGLRVCIAGNQTAKVGELLRGLRLPADAIATSAEWGVAKPDIAFFDRVIKLAGVAPGETLYVGDHPVNDVIPAKAAGLVTCLIRRGPWGLLWGDDPAVPADLRISGLADLPALLELTGRSPDALGEEK; via the coding sequence GTGGTCCGGTCTGTGGTGTTCGACATCGGCGAGACGCTGGTCAGCGACGATCGGTATTGGGGGTCATGGGCTGACTGGCTCGAGGTATCCCGCCACACGATGTCGGCGCTCGTCGGCGCGGTGACGGCGCTGGGCTTGGACAACGCCGAAGCGCTCCGCATGATCCGCCCCGGCATCGACCTCCAGGCGGCGTACAGGGATCGTGAGAACGCCGGCCGGGGTGAGTATCTGGACGACACCGACCTGTACCCCGACGTGCGGGATGGGCTTCAGGCCCTGCAGGACATGGGCCTACGCGTCTGCATCGCCGGGAACCAGACAGCCAAGGTCGGCGAACTGCTGCGCGGCCTACGCCTTCCCGCTGACGCCATTGCCACCTCGGCGGAATGGGGTGTGGCCAAGCCGGATATCGCCTTCTTCGATCGCGTCATCAAGCTCGCCGGCGTGGCCCCCGGTGAAACGCTCTACGTCGGCGATCATCCTGTGAACGATGTCATTCCAGCCAAGGCGGCGGGCCTCGTCACCTGCCTCATCCGACGGGGGCCGTGGGGGCTTCTCTGGGGCGACGACCCGGCCGTACCCGCCGATCTGCGAATCAGCGGGCTCGCAGACCTTCCCGCTCTCCTGGAGCTGACCGGACGGAGCCCTGATGCCCTCGGCGAGGAAAAATAG